The following are encoded in a window of Geobacter metallireducens GS-15 genomic DNA:
- a CDS encoding MerR family transcriptional regulator → MEAKLPDKQYFRIGEVARLTALKTSVLRFWETEFKDLSPPKSRTGQRLYSRQDIGLLLEIKRLLYVEKLTIEGARKKLKTTSRSGETILTESNDVHRLLSLVKEVRDELETIRLML, encoded by the coding sequence GTGGAAGCGAAGCTTCCTGATAAACAGTATTTTAGGATCGGTGAGGTTGCGCGATTGACAGCGCTCAAGACCTCAGTGCTCCGGTTCTGGGAGACTGAGTTCAAGGATTTGAGCCCGCCCAAGAGCAGAACCGGTCAACGTCTTTACAGTAGGCAGGATATTGGGCTCCTCTTGGAGATAAAGCGCCTGCTCTATGTTGAGAAACTTACCATAGAAGGTGCTCGCAAGAAGCTGAAGACAACATCAAGAAGTGGCGAAACAATACTGACTGAATCAAATGATGTACATAGGCTGTTAAGTTTAGTGAAGGAAGTGCGGGACGAGTTGGAAACAATTCGCCTTATGTTGTAG
- the surE gene encoding 5'/3'-nucleotidase SurE: MKILVTNDDGVRAPGIRSLAEALRNIGDVVVVAPDRERSAVGHALTLHHPLRASEIRPAVFAVDGTPTDCVNLGIHTLLGSRPDIVVSGVNCGGNMGDDITYSGTVSAAMEATLMGIPALAVSLATSGRGDNYAVASAFAARLVRIVSERGLPPDTLLNVNVPDLPLEKLGGAVVTIQGKRDYEGKIVTKTDPRGRNYYWIGNGSLQFRDLEGTDYYAVKRGLVSITPLHLDLTNYASLTTLKTWDFAEMTL; this comes from the coding sequence ATGAAAATTCTTGTTACGAATGACGACGGAGTTCGCGCTCCGGGGATACGGTCGCTTGCAGAGGCATTGCGGAACATCGGTGATGTGGTTGTTGTTGCGCCCGACCGCGAACGGAGTGCCGTTGGGCACGCCTTGACACTGCACCATCCTTTACGGGCCTCTGAGATACGCCCTGCGGTTTTTGCCGTGGATGGAACCCCTACAGATTGCGTTAACCTCGGCATCCATACGCTCCTCGGTTCAAGACCCGATATAGTCGTATCGGGGGTCAACTGCGGTGGCAACATGGGAGATGATATCACCTATTCGGGGACGGTTTCCGCTGCCATGGAAGCAACGCTCATGGGGATCCCCGCGCTGGCGGTCTCGCTCGCCACCTCTGGCCGCGGGGATAACTATGCGGTTGCCTCCGCTTTCGCTGCCAGGCTTGTTCGGATTGTGTCCGAAAGGGGGCTCCCCCCGGATACCCTGTTAAATGTCAATGTGCCAGACCTCCCCCTGGAAAAGCTCGGAGGAGCTGTTGTGACCATTCAAGGGAAAAGGGACTACGAGGGGAAAATTGTTACAAAAACTGATCCCCGCGGTCGCAACTATTATTGGATCGGGAATGGTTCATTGCAGTTCCGCGATCTGGAGGGTACCGATTATTACGCTGTGAAGCGCGGTTTGGTCTCGATAACGCCACTGCACCTCGACCTCACCAATTATGCTTCCCTCACCACGCTGAAAACATGGGATTTTGCAGAAATGACTTTGTGA